A window from Thermosinus carboxydivorans Nor1 encodes these proteins:
- a CDS encoding sodium:solute symporter family transporter, producing FGFTAVLTIPGMKNGDLAFLTLVRQTYPAWFLGFIGAAGAITAMVPSSVILIGASTLLAKNVYHGMINPQASEKTVTLIARSIVIVLTVISLYLAIYAPNMLVNLLLIGYNGVTQFFPAVVLALVWRGVTKAGVLTGIITGISVVAFLTFNKMDPFLGFNGGFVALTVNFVVTVIVSLMTTPPPKETVDTFFKAIAEESV from the coding sequence GTTCGGTTTTACCGCGGTGCTAACCATTCCGGGAATGAAAAACGGCGACCTTGCCTTTTTGACTCTGGTGCGGCAGACTTATCCGGCGTGGTTCCTTGGTTTTATCGGCGCTGCCGGGGCCATCACCGCCATGGTCCCATCTTCGGTTATTCTTATCGGTGCATCTACCTTACTGGCTAAGAACGTGTACCATGGCATGATTAACCCGCAAGCGAGCGAAAAAACCGTCACTTTAATCGCCCGGTCGATCGTAATTGTGCTGACGGTGATTTCTTTATATCTTGCAATTTATGCCCCGAATATGCTTGTTAACTTATTGCTGATCGGCTACAACGGTGTTACGCAGTTCTTCCCCGCTGTCGTTTTAGCGCTGGTGTGGCGCGGTGTGACGAAAGCCGGCGTATTGACCGGAATTATCACCGGCATTAGCGTTGTGGCGTTCTTGACCTTCAACAAGATGGATCCCTTCTTGGGCTTTAACGGCGGCTTCGTGGCATTAACTGTCAATTTTGTCGTCACGGTAATTGTCAGCCTGATGACGACACCGCCTCCTAAGGAAACTGTTGATACCTTCTTTAAAGCCATTGCTGAAGAAAGTGTATAA